CCTCGGCAAAGGCCGCAAGGAGCGGATCACGCCACTGCGCCGGCAGACCCGACTGCTACTGCAAGCCTGGCTAATCGAGCGAGCCGGGGCGCCCGACGATCCACTGTTCCCAGGCCCCTCCGGCAGACCGCTCAGCCGCGACGCAATCCGGCGCCTCGTCGACCGTCACGTCGCGGCCGCTGCAGCGTCCTCCTGCCCATCGCTGACAGGAAAGACAGTCAGCCCCCACACCCTGCGACACAGCTGCGCCATGACCCTCCGACGGCACGGCGTCGATGCCGCCACTATCGCCCTCTGGCTCGGACACGAAGACATCCGCACCACCTACAGCGTCTATATGCACGCCGACCTCGACCTCAAAGAGAAGGCGCTCGCCCGGACCGCCCCGCCAGGCACGCCAACAGGGCGCTACCACCCACCCGATGCGCTCCTCGCCTTCCTCGAAAGCCTCTGAATATGCGGACTCAAACCAATATCAGATCCCCGCCGACCAGGCCCGCGTCGACGCGACCGGGCGGACGCCGCATATTCTCGGGCTCCTCATAGGAGGCCCAGGTCGACTACGGCAAGCTCGGCATGTGGCGCAACCCGGCCACCGACCGGCGGGTGGCGGTGTGGGCGTTCGCGATTATCCTGTCCTGCTCACGGATGCTGTTCGTGCAGCCGGTGCTGCGGATGGATCAGTCTTCGTGGTGCGCCTCGCACGTGGCGGCGTTCGAGTTCTTCGGCGGCACGCCAGCCCGGATCGTGTGCGACAACCTCAAAACCGGGGTCGACCGGCCTGACCTGTATGACCCGAAGATCAACCGCGCCTACGCCGAACTCGCCGCCTACTACCGGGTGTTGATCGACCCCGCCCGCGCCGGAAAACCCAAGGATAAACCCAGGATCGAGCGCCCGATGCCCTATATCCGCGACTCGTACTTCAAGGGCCGCGAGTTCACCTCACTGGCGCAGATGCAGGACGCCGCCCTGGCCTGGTGCACCGACGTCTACGGGCTCCACAATCACCGTGGTCTCGACGGTGCGCAACCCGCGGCGGTGTTCGACGCCATCGAAAGGCGCACTCTCACAGCACTTCCTCCGAAACCGTTCGAGCTGGTCCTCTATCAGGTCGGGAAGGTCGCCCCGGACTGTCACGTCAAGGCCGGCAAGGCCCTGTATTCGGTGCCCTGGCGGCTGATCGGCCAGCAGGTGCTGGTCCGCACCTGCGGCGACGTGGTGCAGATCTTCCACACCGAGCAGGTGCCGCCACGCATGTGCTGCACCTGTCGGGGCGGTCGACGAACCCCGAGCACTACCCGCCGCACAAGATCGCCTACACGCTGCAGACCGTGGTCTGGTGTCGGGCGCAGGCCGAGCAGATCGGTCCCGGCGCCGTCGCGGTCGTTGCCGAGTTGTCGCAGGTCAACGCGCTGCACCGGCTGCGGGCGATCCAGGGCATCGTCCGGCTGCGGGACCGCTACGACGACGCCCGCCTGGACGCGGCCTGCGCCCGCGCCCTCGAGGTCGGTGACCCCAGCTACCGCACCGTCAAGGGCATCCTCGCCGCCGGCACCGAACACGACGGACAGCCCGCACCGGCCCCTACGCCGGCGCCGGCGTTCCTGCGCGGACCCGACGCCTTCGACACCGAACGCACCGCCTGAAGTGTTGAACGCTGCACCGACGCATGCTGCACACCAATTACTTTCATCAGACCACTAGGAATCGTCATGACCATTCACGACCCCAGCCTGCGGGCTGCGCTGAAGACGTTGAAGTTGACCGGGATGCTCGACACGCTCGACGCCCGGCTCGCTCAGACCCGGGACGGGCAGCTCGGACACCTCGAGTTCCTGCAAGTGCTGTGCGAGGATGAGATCGCCCGCCGGGAAACCGCGGCGCTGGCCCGTCGGCTGCGACGAGCGCGGTTCGAGCAACCGGCCACGTTCGAGGACTTCGATTTCACCGCGAATCCGAAACTTCCGGCGGCGATGCTGCGGGACCTGGCCGCCCTGCGCTGGCTCGATGCCGGCGAGTCGGTGATCCTCTACGGTCCCGTTGGAGTAGGCAAAACCCATGTGGCACAAGCGCTTGGGCATCACGTCGCCCGCCGCGGCGGGGACGTGCGGTTCGTCAAGTGCTCCCGCATGCTCGCCGACCTCGCCGGCGGCCATGCCGACCGCACCATCGGTCAGCGGATGCGCGAATACACCCGGCCGCTGGTGTTGATTATCGATGATTTTGCGATGCGTGAGCACACCACCACCCAGTCCGATGACCTCTACGATCTGGTTTCCGATCGCGCCATCGCCGGCAAACCGCTGATTCTGACGAGCAACCGCGCCCCGAAGGACTGGTACCCGCTGTTCCCGAACCCGGTCGTCGCCGAGTCGCTCCTCGACCGGC
This genomic window from Rhodococcus pseudokoreensis contains:
- the istB gene encoding IS21-like element helper ATPase IstB → MTIHDPSLRAALKTLKLTGMLDTLDARLAQTRDGQLGHLEFLQVLCEDEIARRETAALARRLRRARFEQPATFEDFDFTANPKLPAAMLRDLAALRWLDAGESVILYGPVGVGKTHVAQALGHHVARRGGDVRFVKCSRMLADLAGGHADRTIGQRMREYTRPLVLIIDDFAMREHTTTQSDDLYDLVSDRAIAGKPLILTSNRAPKDWYPLFPNPVVAESLLDRLINTSHQTLMDGPSYRPRKRPGHRTAGAT